A single region of the Biomaibacter acetigenes genome encodes:
- the cysK gene encoding cysteine synthase A, which translates to MCKVVNDIRELIGQTPILKINNFSLPEGVNIYAKLEYFNPGGSVKDRIGNFMLEAAEKQGLIKKGGTVIEPTAGNTGIGIALAALNRGYRVIFVIPEKFSVEKQELMKALGAEIIHTPTDKGMEGAIEKAKDLAENIEGSFIPNQFENMANPLAHYKTTGPEIYKQLDGKIDYFVAGVGSGGTFTGTARFLKERDSKIKAVAVEPVGSILGGGPKGPHKTEGIGVDFIPKTLDVKLIDKVVTVSDEDAFNMVKELAKKEGVLVGSSSGAAFYATLQIAGELTSPANIVTIFPDGSERYLSKKIYQGGI; encoded by the coding sequence ATGTGTAAAGTTGTGAACGACATAAGAGAACTTATAGGTCAAACACCAATACTAAAAATCAATAATTTTTCACTGCCGGAAGGAGTAAATATCTATGCAAAGCTGGAATATTTCAACCCCGGTGGCAGTGTAAAAGATAGGATTGGAAACTTCATGCTGGAAGCAGCCGAAAAGCAAGGATTAATCAAAAAAGGGGGAACAGTTATAGAGCCCACGGCAGGCAACACGGGTATCGGCATTGCTCTGGCCGCATTAAACAGGGGATACAGGGTCATTTTCGTAATACCGGAGAAGTTTTCCGTAGAAAAGCAGGAACTCATGAAAGCTTTGGGGGCTGAAATCATTCATACTCCCACCGATAAGGGCATGGAAGGAGCCATTGAGAAAGCGAAGGACCTGGCCGAAAACATCGAGGGCTCTTTTATACCAAATCAATTCGAAAACATGGCAAATCCCCTGGCCCATTATAAAACTACCGGCCCGGAAATATATAAGCAGCTCGACGGTAAGATAGATTATTTTGTAGCAGGAGTGGGAAGCGGCGGTACCTTTACCGGAACTGCAAGGTTTTTAAAAGAAAGAGACTCCAAGATAAAGGCGGTGGCTGTGGAACCTGTGGGTTCCATTCTTGGAGGAGGGCCCAAAGGACCACATAAAACTGAAGGCATCGGCGTGGATTTTATTCCCAAAACTCTGGATGTTAAACTCATTGATAAAGTAGTAACTGTTTCTGATGAGGATGCTTTTAATATGGTAAAAGAGCTGGCAAAAAAAGAAGGGGTGCTGGTAGGTAGTTCTTCAGGTGCCGCTTTTTATGCGACCTTACAGATTGCCGGGGAACTTACCTCACCGGCAAATATAGTAACCATCTTTCCTGATGGTAGTGAGCGGTATTTGAGCAAAAAGATTTACCAGGGAGGAATATAA
- a CDS encoding uroporphyrinogen decarboxylase family protein produces MVGRQRIIDMFLGKNTAAASAFATEFWALNRRGYTIKEFLDNPFKLAPVVIEEALNIDSDIFFLLAGLTSVPVMALGGELKFPEKGAPFMENPLIRDKSDLFKLDINKIKSDRNVNSLRQIADFINEKVKEKIILAVNCRAPFTQAAQMVGPDTFMRMLRKDENFADEVLRFSTEIFLEYVTLFIKSGIEMIYISDPSASGDLISKRHFEKFAFPYLDKINRYIKSKGAKTFFHICGDTGDRLDLIREIGPDIMSVDHKVDIGEAKRLLEDKVILAGNIDPSSVMEYGSVADVARAAKECIKKAGHGRFILMPGCEISGETPLENIKEMLKIGHSSKLNKD; encoded by the coding sequence ATGGTCGGCAGACAGAGGATAATTGACATGTTCCTTGGTAAAAATACAGCCGCCGCTTCGGCTTTTGCTACCGAGTTCTGGGCTTTAAACCGGAGGGGGTATACCATAAAGGAATTTCTGGATAATCCTTTTAAACTTGCTCCTGTGGTTATAGAAGAGGCTCTGAATATTGACTCGGATATATTTTTCCTGCTGGCGGGCCTTACATCGGTACCTGTCATGGCTTTGGGAGGCGAACTGAAATTTCCCGAAAAGGGTGCGCCCTTTATGGAAAATCCACTCATTAGGGATAAATCGGATTTATTTAAACTTGATATAAATAAGATAAAATCCGATAGGAATGTAAATTCTCTACGGCAGATAGCAGATTTCATAAATGAAAAGGTAAAAGAAAAAATTATCCTTGCGGTCAACTGCCGCGCACCTTTCACCCAGGCCGCACAAATGGTGGGCCCGGATACATTTATGAGAATGCTGAGGAAAGATGAGAATTTTGCAGATGAAGTTTTAAGATTTTCCACCGAGATTTTTCTGGAATATGTTACTCTCTTTATAAAAAGCGGGATAGAAATGATATATATCTCCGACCCTTCGGCGTCGGGGGATTTGATATCAAAGAGGCATTTTGAAAAGTTTGCCTTTCCTTATCTTGATAAGATAAACCGATATATAAAAAGCAAAGGGGCTAAAACCTTTTTTCATATCTGTGGTGATACAGGAGACCGCCTGGATTTGATAAGGGAAATCGGACCGGATATTATGTCTGTAGACCACAAAGTAGATATTGGCGAAGCGAAAAGACTATTGGAAGATAAAGTGATCCTGGCGGGAAACATAGACCCTTCATCGGTGATGGAATACGGGAGCGTTGCCGATGTAGCCAGAGCAGCAAAGGAGTGCATTAAAAAAGCAGGACATGGGAGGTTCATACTGATGCCGGGATGCGAAATTTCTGGAGAAACGCCGCTAGAAAATATAAAGGAGATGCTTAAAATTGGACATTCATCAAAGTTAAATAAAGATTGA
- a CDS encoding ASKHA domain-containing protein, which yields MNNKIEITLIPENRKINAKAGETLMNVLRRAGIPMEFPCGGCGTCGKCRVRVKKAGPPKPEELKLLSKGELEKGIRIACLYLLENDVEIEPLFENKKSVVLEKSNIGEFTIDPYIIKVPFDLPRKLEAGISLEEHMTEIVGYPIDQEYRLKILKFLSNRGYRGESSENKIKISNYTAIIRDGKIVGIEEENTSELLYGIAVDIGTTTVVVSLVNLKNGREEAVKSELNPQKSYGLDVLSRISFARETKEQLDLLQKSIIGCINNLIQEAAESSGINKKYIYEISVAANTTMMHLFLGLNPESIGYAPYSPVLKGDIEINADDLGLMISPFGKVYCLPSISGYVGADITAGVFATGMHKKSEKSLLMDIGTNGELVLFDGKELTACSSPAGPALEGVNIGCGMRAAEGAIEQVRITDEVNIKTIGNIEPFGLCGSGIIDLVSELIKAGIIDVSGKINPAAADLLPESVAVRIVEYDGKPAFMVTQPREEIPAIYLTSRDIRQVQLAKGALWAGITALLEQKGLKPGDLGKVYVAGAFGAHLRPESLIGIGMAAMEWKDKISFVGNTSKAGAAMCLLSKKIREEMKELTDKVKYVELSMLPDFDRVFTRSLKFPKGDMCHGRQTEDN from the coding sequence ATGAATAACAAAATAGAGATAACTCTGATTCCTGAAAATAGAAAAATTAATGCAAAAGCCGGAGAGACTTTGATGAATGTCCTGAGAAGAGCGGGGATACCAATGGAATTTCCATGCGGTGGTTGTGGCACCTGCGGCAAGTGCAGGGTCAGGGTAAAAAAAGCCGGTCCTCCTAAACCTGAAGAACTGAAACTTCTTTCAAAAGGGGAACTGGAAAAAGGCATTCGTATTGCCTGCCTGTATTTACTGGAAAACGATGTGGAAATAGAACCACTCTTTGAAAACAAAAAGAGTGTTGTGCTGGAAAAAAGTAACATCGGAGAGTTTACTATTGACCCATATATCATAAAAGTGCCTTTCGATCTACCGAGGAAATTAGAAGCCGGTATTTCTTTAGAAGAGCATATGACGGAGATCGTCGGGTATCCAATAGACCAGGAATATAGGCTAAAGATACTGAAGTTCCTGTCAAACCGTGGTTACAGGGGTGAGTCGTCTGAAAACAAAATTAAGATTTCGAATTACACAGCCATTATAAGGGATGGAAAGATTGTCGGGATTGAAGAGGAAAATACCTCAGAACTTTTATATGGTATTGCAGTTGATATAGGAACCACCACAGTGGTAGTTTCCCTGGTGAACCTGAAAAACGGCCGGGAGGAGGCGGTAAAGTCCGAGCTAAATCCGCAAAAAAGCTACGGCCTGGATGTCCTGTCACGCATAAGCTTCGCCAGAGAAACCAAAGAACAACTGGATTTACTCCAGAAAAGCATTATCGGATGTATAAATAATCTCATACAAGAAGCTGCTGAATCAAGCGGCATTAATAAGAAATACATCTATGAGATATCCGTAGCTGCAAATACCACCATGATGCACCTTTTTCTGGGACTTAATCCCGAGTCGATAGGCTATGCTCCATATAGCCCGGTTTTAAAAGGCGACATTGAAATAAACGCAGACGACCTGGGACTTATGATCTCCCCTTTTGGGAAAGTATATTGTCTCCCATCCATCTCAGGATATGTAGGTGCCGACATTACCGCGGGTGTTTTTGCCACCGGCATGCATAAAAAAAGTGAGAAATCACTTCTCATGGATATAGGGACCAACGGAGAGCTGGTATTGTTTGATGGTAAAGAGCTTACAGCGTGCTCATCTCCAGCCGGCCCGGCCCTGGAAGGTGTGAATATCGGCTGCGGCATGCGGGCGGCGGAAGGAGCCATAGAGCAAGTTCGAATAACCGATGAAGTAAATATAAAGACCATTGGTAACATTGAACCTTTCGGCCTTTGCGGGAGCGGAATCATTGATTTGGTCTCCGAACTTATAAAAGCAGGTATCATAGATGTTTCAGGCAAAATAAATCCTGCCGCTGCGGACCTGCTGCCTGAAAGCGTGGCTGTCCGTATCGTCGAATATGATGGAAAACCGGCCTTTATGGTAACACAACCCAGGGAAGAAATACCGGCCATTTATTTAACTTCCCGGGATATACGCCAGGTCCAGCTGGCCAAAGGCGCTCTGTGGGCAGGGATAACCGCACTTTTAGAACAAAAGGGGTTAAAACCCGGGGATTTGGGAAAGGTGTATGTGGCAGGAGCCTTCGGTGCCCATCTTCGACCGGAAAGCCTGATAGGTATCGGAATGGCGGCCATGGAGTGGAAAGATAAGATAAGTTTTGTTGGCAACACCTCAAAGGCCGGTGCAGCGATGTGCTTGCTTTCTAAAAAGATAAGGGAAGAAATGAAGGAGCTTACCGATAAAGTAAAATATGTAGAACTTTCCATGCTGCCGGATTTTGACAGGGTGTTTACCCGAAGCTTGAAATTTCCGAAAGGAGATATGTGTCATGGTCGGCAGACAGAGGATAATTGA
- a CDS encoding uroporphyrinogen decarboxylase family protein, with the protein MAWKRVLAKMFITGRPAISKKDRVFAALEGKVLDRPPCGEIAFPGKSNDSALLEHFIYTLNTDLITFTVDPYNSGFSISFENPSDIKNLAKNTDCFLLGGIPGVFWQAISEMGLETAARMSKKSPLEFRNYMRSLGKRHLEIVLELLEKGADGIMIFDDLAGSKGLFFSPVSYRELVFPELSKLVFEIKSRGKPVFFSF; encoded by the coding sequence ATGGCATGGAAGAGGGTTCTTGCAAAAATGTTTATTACCGGCAGACCGGCAATTTCTAAAAAGGATAGAGTGTTTGCAGCCCTGGAGGGCAAGGTCCTGGACCGACCCCCCTGTGGTGAGATTGCTTTTCCCGGTAAATCAAACGACAGTGCATTATTGGAACATTTTATTTATACGCTGAACACCGACCTTATTACCTTTACCGTAGACCCTTACAACTCAGGCTTTTCTATAAGTTTTGAAAATCCATCGGATATAAAGAACCTTGCTAAAAATACAGATTGCTTTTTACTGGGAGGCATTCCCGGAGTTTTCTGGCAGGCTATCTCGGAAATGGGTCTTGAGACGGCGGCTAGAATGTCTAAAAAAAGTCCGCTAGAGTTTAGAAACTATATGAGAAGTTTAGGTAAAAGGCATCTTGAAATTGTTCTGGAACTTCTGGAAAAAGGTGCCGACGGCATTATGATATTTGATGACCTTGCAGGCTCAAAAGGACTTTTTTTTTCACCGGTATCTTATAGAGAATTGGTTTTTCCGGAGCTTTCGAAACTGGTATTTGAAATAAAATCCAGGGGGAAACCCGTATTTTTTTCATTCTGA
- a CDS encoding MtaA/CmuA family methyltransferase encodes MSEINFKTRLLNAINKKPVDRVPVVCPGGMMNMAVVDVMKATSCFWPEAHIDPEKMARLSLGVQLLGGIENVGVPFCMTVEAEAMGAKVYMGTRETEPRVVKYPLNTIGEWNRLPGLTENHYRVAVVLEAIIILKKSYPEIPVIGNLTGPISLATSLMEPMDFYKALRKNPGEAMEFLEFVAENIVKFGVAMTKAGADVINLADPSGTGEILGPKVFGEVAVPVINKITESIEDATGVPVMVHICGRLLPVLDQLKNIKSRVLSIDAITNLRKVKQALPEKVIMGNVSTFLLEKGTPERVRKAAIVSINQGAGILSPACGIGANTPIENIRAMADAAKIGSV; translated from the coding sequence ATGAGTGAAATAAATTTTAAAACACGATTACTTAATGCTATAAATAAAAAACCTGTAGACCGGGTCCCTGTCGTTTGTCCCGGAGGCATGATGAATATGGCGGTGGTGGATGTGATGAAAGCCACTTCCTGCTTCTGGCCTGAGGCTCATATCGACCCGGAAAAAATGGCGAGACTATCCTTAGGAGTTCAATTGCTGGGGGGTATAGAAAATGTCGGAGTGCCTTTTTGTATGACTGTTGAAGCGGAAGCCATGGGTGCAAAAGTCTATATGGGCACCCGGGAGACCGAACCCCGGGTTGTGAAATATCCTTTAAATACCATCGGTGAATGGAATAGACTTCCCGGACTTACCGAAAACCATTATCGAGTAGCGGTAGTTCTTGAAGCCATAATAATACTTAAGAAATCATACCCTGAAATACCTGTCATAGGCAATCTCACGGGGCCCATCAGTCTTGCCACATCTTTGATGGAACCCATGGATTTTTATAAAGCCCTCCGGAAAAACCCCGGTGAGGCCATGGAATTTCTGGAATTTGTAGCCGAAAATATAGTAAAATTTGGAGTTGCTATGACAAAAGCCGGAGCAGATGTCATAAACCTCGCAGATCCCAGTGGCACCGGAGAGATACTGGGGCCAAAGGTCTTTGGTGAAGTTGCTGTTCCGGTGATAAATAAAATAACGGAATCCATAGAAGATGCTACCGGTGTACCTGTTATGGTCCATATTTGCGGGAGACTGCTTCCAGTGCTTGACCAGTTGAAAAATATCAAAAGCAGGGTGTTGAGCATCGATGCCATAACAAATCTCAGAAAGGTGAAGCAAGCCCTTCCCGAAAAGGTGATCATGGGCAATGTCAGTACCTTCCTGCTGGAAAAAGGGACTCCGGAAAGGGTCAGGAAAGCCGCAATAGTGTCGATAAACCAGGGGGCAGGTATATTATCCCCCGCCTGCGGCATAGGGGCCAACACCCCGATTGAAAACATAAGAGCTATGGCCGATGCCGCAAAAATCGGAAGTGTGTAA
- a CDS encoding corrinoid protein — translation MKDIDILKTIADNVVEMEEELTAKNSKKALEMNISPLTIINQGLVIGMNEAGRLFEENEYFVPELLLCSDAMYAGLEVVTPHIKKEETHVLGKVVIGVVEGDTHDIGKNLVKVLLQASGFEIIDLGRNVPARDFVDKAKQVDADLICLSTLMTTTMGEMKKVIELLKEERLRDRVKVLVGGGPISESFARSIGADGYGENAAGAVRVAKRVLNIPDALAS, via the coding sequence TTGAAAGACATCGATATATTGAAGACCATTGCCGATAATGTAGTGGAGATGGAAGAAGAACTTACGGCAAAAAATTCAAAAAAAGCATTGGAGATGAATATCAGTCCGCTCACCATCATCAATCAAGGGCTGGTAATCGGCATGAATGAGGCGGGCAGGCTCTTTGAGGAAAATGAATATTTTGTGCCGGAGCTGCTGCTATGCTCCGATGCCATGTACGCAGGACTTGAAGTGGTGACTCCCCATATTAAAAAAGAGGAAACTCATGTTTTGGGAAAGGTTGTCATAGGAGTTGTAGAAGGAGATACCCATGATATCGGGAAAAATCTGGTAAAAGTGCTTCTTCAGGCTTCAGGTTTTGAAATTATTGACCTGGGGAGGAATGTGCCTGCTCGAGACTTTGTAGATAAAGCAAAACAAGTCGATGCGGATCTCATCTGCCTTTCCACACTGATGACTACAACTATGGGAGAAATGAAAAAAGTAATTGAGCTGTTGAAAGAAGAAAGATTGCGGGATAGGGTCAAAGTGCTGGTAGGCGGGGGCCCCATATCCGAAAGTTTTGCCAGGAGCATAGGAGCGGACGGCTATGGTGAAAATGCGGCAGGTGCGGTTAGGGTTGCAAAGAGGGTTTTGAATATACCCGATGCACTGGCATCATGA
- a CDS encoding RnfABCDGE type electron transport complex subunit B, translated as MPNLILISTLSMAGLGFILGGGLVIASKKFAVENDPRIDEVLGALPGANCGACGFPGCSGLAKAIVEGKAPANGCVVGGQNVAKKVASIMGVSDAGASADKKIARVLCQGGKAEARLKADYHGVKSCRAASMVNGGPKGCPYACIGFGDCARVCPFDAITMSEDGLPVIDEEKCTGCGLCVKECPKFVIALTPEKNEVHVRCRATLKGKDTRAVCDVGCIACKKCEKECPFDAIHVVNNVAVIDYAKCRNCMKCVEVCPTKTITAAFTERKKAVIDDKCIGCTICAKNCPANAITGEVKKKHVVNQELCIGCGICEEKCPKDAITMVRNGQKVNNNHCAVCNAAK; from the coding sequence ATGCCAAATTTGATATTAATTTCAACATTGAGCATGGCGGGTTTAGGCTTTATATTAGGGGGAGGCCTGGTAATTGCATCTAAAAAATTTGCTGTAGAAAATGACCCCAGAATTGATGAAGTTCTCGGAGCATTGCCTGGTGCTAACTGTGGCGCCTGCGGTTTTCCTGGATGTTCAGGCCTTGCAAAAGCCATTGTGGAGGGCAAAGCCCCTGCCAATGGATGTGTAGTGGGTGGACAAAATGTGGCAAAAAAGGTTGCCAGTATCATGGGTGTCTCGGATGCGGGAGCTTCTGCCGATAAAAAAATAGCCCGGGTGTTGTGCCAGGGAGGGAAGGCCGAGGCCAGGCTCAAGGCTGATTACCATGGGGTAAAATCCTGCAGGGCAGCATCAATGGTGAACGGGGGGCCCAAAGGATGTCCTTATGCATGTATCGGCTTTGGAGACTGCGCCAGGGTTTGTCCCTTTGATGCCATCACCATGAGCGAGGATGGACTTCCGGTCATCGATGAGGAAAAATGCACCGGTTGCGGTTTATGTGTGAAAGAATGTCCCAAGTTTGTAATAGCCTTAACACCGGAAAAAAATGAAGTTCACGTGCGCTGCAGAGCAACATTGAAGGGCAAGGATACCAGGGCGGTGTGCGATGTTGGCTGTATTGCCTGCAAAAAGTGCGAGAAAGAGTGCCCCTTTGACGCTATTCATGTTGTCAACAATGTAGCTGTCATAGATTATGCAAAATGCCGCAACTGCATGAAGTGTGTTGAGGTATGTCCCACAAAGACCATAACGGCAGCTTTTACCGAGCGCAAAAAAGCTGTCATAGATGATAAATGCATAGGCTGCACTATTTGTGCAAAAAATTGTCCGGCAAATGCCATAACAGGTGAAGTCAAGAAAAAACATGTTGTAAATCAGGAGCTTTGTATCGGCTGCGGAATATGTGAGGAAAAATGCCCTAAGGATGCTATAACCATGGTCAGGAACGGACAGAAAGTGAACAACAACCACTGTGCAGTATGCAATGCGGCCAAGTAA
- the rsxA gene encoding electron transport complex subunit RsxA: MLKELFFIIVSSVLVNNFVFSRFLGNCPFLGVSSKTETAVGMGMATTFVLTMTAVAAYFIQHYILMPFGLAPFLQIVSFILVIASLVQLVEMVVLKISPALYNAFGIYLPLITTNCIVLAVALLIPLKNYNLIESTIFGLGAGLGFTLALILMSGIREDMEFGDVPDALKGPAIVFITAGLLAMIFLGFAGLVPL; this comes from the coding sequence ATGCTGAAGGAATTGTTTTTCATAATTGTAAGCTCGGTTTTGGTTAACAACTTTGTTTTTTCTAGATTTTTGGGTAATTGCCCCTTTCTAGGGGTTTCCAGTAAAACGGAAACAGCTGTAGGTATGGGCATGGCTACTACTTTCGTTTTGACTATGACGGCAGTTGCCGCTTACTTTATCCAGCATTATATACTGATGCCCTTTGGCTTGGCTCCCTTTTTACAGATAGTCTCTTTTATCCTCGTAATTGCTTCACTGGTGCAACTGGTGGAGATGGTGGTATTAAAGATAAGTCCTGCGCTATACAATGCTTTTGGTATATATCTGCCTTTAATTACTACTAACTGTATAGTGCTGGCAGTGGCGCTTTTAATTCCATTAAAAAATTACAATCTTATTGAAAGTACTATATTCGGTTTAGGTGCAGGTTTAGGCTTTACTTTAGCTTTAATATTGATGTCCGGTATCCGGGAAGACATGGAATTTGGTGACGTGCCTGATGCTTTAAAAGGACCGGCTATAGTGTTTATTACCGCTGGCTTACTCGCCATGATATTTTTGGGTTTTGCAGGCCTCGTGCCGCTATGA
- the rsxE gene encoding electron transport complex subunit RsxE, which yields MVKDFVNGLWGENPIFRAVIGICSALAVTTAGQNGIAMGLALTFVLTCSSILVSILKNIIPSKVRIPCYIIVIATFTTIVDLFMKAYFPALYQVMGIFIPLIVVNCIVLWRAEGFASKMSLIRSIADALGMGLGYAWAITLISIVREILGSGTLFGIHIMGANFTHWVIMLLPPGAFLVMGILVGIMNMITRKPVKNTHCH from the coding sequence ATGGTTAAAGATTTTGTCAATGGTCTTTGGGGAGAGAATCCAATATTTAGAGCGGTTATAGGCATATGCTCGGCCCTTGCGGTAACGACGGCCGGCCAGAATGGTATCGCCATGGGTCTGGCGTTGACATTTGTGCTTACATGTTCAAGTATACTGGTTTCGATTTTGAAAAATATCATTCCATCAAAAGTTAGAATACCGTGTTATATTATCGTTATTGCTACCTTTACTACTATAGTTGACCTCTTTATGAAAGCTTATTTCCCGGCCTTATACCAGGTGATGGGGATCTTTATTCCCCTGATCGTGGTAAATTGCATAGTTTTATGGAGAGCTGAGGGCTTTGCATCGAAAATGAGTTTAATCAGGTCTATCGCCGATGCTCTGGGGATGGGTCTTGGATATGCGTGGGCCATTACGCTCATTAGTATAGTGAGGGAAATTCTTGGTTCCGGAACCCTGTTTGGAATACACATAATGGGAGCGAATTTCACTCACTGGGTGATTATGCTGCTTCCTCCGGGGGCATTTCTGGTGATGGGTATACTGGTAGGAATAATGAATATGATCACAAGAAAGCCCGTAAAAAATACTCACTGCCACTAA
- a CDS encoding RnfABCDGE type electron transport complex subunit G produces the protein MNQYTRMIVVLVAISLAAGALLAFSYEVTNPKIQEQAQQALEQAVMKVIPGAEKMITVEKEGMTLYIGTDNQGNKKGIAFKTTGSGFSGPIEIMVGYNPKEGKLTGIEILSMSETPGLGARIKEPAFTDQFKGKSVKDEFIPKKDVKVITGATISPTAVSKAIKSSLATVTKIYPVGGDF, from the coding sequence ATGAACCAGTATACGAGAATGATAGTGGTTCTTGTGGCAATTTCCCTTGCAGCCGGGGCATTACTGGCATTTTCTTATGAAGTGACAAACCCAAAGATTCAGGAGCAAGCTCAACAGGCCCTCGAGCAGGCGGTTATGAAAGTTATTCCTGGGGCGGAAAAAATGATAACTGTTGAAAAGGAAGGGATGACGCTCTATATAGGAACGGATAACCAGGGGAATAAAAAAGGCATCGCTTTTAAAACTACCGGCTCAGGTTTTAGTGGTCCTATAGAGATAATGGTTGGATATAATCCGAAAGAAGGCAAACTTACGGGTATTGAAATACTTTCAATGTCTGAAACTCCAGGCCTTGGTGCCAGGATAAAAGAACCGGCATTTACGGATCAGTTCAAGGGCAAATCCGTAAAGGATGAATTTATTCCTAAAAAGGATGTTAAGGTTATTACGGGTGCCACCATTTCTCCTACGGCTGTTTCAAAAGCCATAAAAAGTTCCCTGGCTACAGTCACAAAAATTTACCCCGTGGGAGGCGATTTTTAA
- a CDS encoding RnfABCDGE type electron transport complex subunit D: MGEFKFITTSSPHIHSGESVQKIMFNVAGALLLPTAAGIYFFGMRALVLVIITTLAAVLTEAIFQKLRGKPITVWDGSAMVTGILLALNLPPGLPLWMAVVGAAIAISLGKQVYGGLGMNPFNPALIGRVFLMITFPVQMTTWINPVDGTTGATPLQIMKMQGVSTDYVKLFLGNIGGSLGETSALMIILGGLYLLYKGYIEWRIPGFYLGAVAILSVILGRDPIFELLSGGLMLGAFFMATDMVTSPISRLGKIIFGIGAGIFTVIIRFYGGYPEGVSFSILLMNAFTPVINRYTVPRIYGEVKVR, encoded by the coding sequence ATGGGAGAATTTAAGTTTATTACGACTTCATCTCCCCATATCCATTCGGGAGAAAGTGTTCAGAAAATAATGTTCAACGTGGCCGGGGCTTTATTGTTACCGACGGCTGCAGGTATATATTTTTTCGGGATGAGAGCTTTAGTTCTTGTTATCATAACAACACTGGCAGCAGTATTGACAGAGGCTATCTTTCAAAAACTCAGGGGCAAGCCCATCACCGTCTGGGATGGCAGTGCCATGGTGACAGGGATTCTTCTGGCATTGAACTTGCCGCCGGGACTTCCACTCTGGATGGCGGTGGTGGGCGCTGCAATAGCTATATCACTGGGAAAACAAGTTTACGGCGGCCTCGGAATGAACCCCTTTAATCCGGCTCTCATTGGCAGGGTGTTTTTGATGATTACCTTCCCGGTGCAGATGACTACATGGATAAATCCGGTGGATGGTACAACCGGTGCCACGCCTTTGCAGATCATGAAAATGCAGGGAGTTTCTACTGATTATGTAAAACTTTTCCTGGGAAATATAGGTGGTTCTCTGGGGGAAACTTCTGCTTTGATGATAATATTAGGAGGATTATACCTTTTGTATAAAGGCTATATTGAATGGAGAATTCCCGGATTTTATCTGGGGGCAGTGGCAATCTTATCAGTAATATTAGGCCGGGATCCGATCTTTGAACTTCTTTCCGGCGGCTTGATGCTTGGAGCCTTTTTCATGGCCACTGATATGGTAACTTCGCCTATAAGCAGGCTTGGCAAGATTATTTTTGGTATCGGAGCCGGAATTTTCACTGTAATTATAAGGTTTTACGGAGGGTACCCTGAAGGCGTGTCTTTTTCCATCCTTTTAATGAACGCCTTTACTCCGGTAATTAATAGATACACCGTGCCAAGGATTTATGGGGAGGTGAAGGTTAGATGA